GATGTTCTTTCTATGATCAAAGGCCCCTGGGCCATTATTTATTGGCAGGTAGTTCTGTAACTTATCGATTTACTTTTTATAGCAGTTTTATTTGCTCTTTGAACATTTGTCTCCATCAGGAAAGCTCAAGAACGCTATGGTTTGGTAAAGATGCTTTTGGTCGGAGGAGCCTTCTTGTTCACTGGCCAACTGTTGAAGACCCTCGTTTTCTTCTATCATCTGTTTCACCAGCTTCTTCTGTCGCTCACGGCTCAGGTTTGTATTGCTTAATTAGAGTCATTTTCGTGTCTCTATGTACACTCCAGTTTTTGTATTGCTTTATGTACAGAGGATTATTTTTGGCAGTATCAGATGCTGAAAATGGTAATAGCGGTCATCGGTTTTGGGAAGAGCTTCCATGTGGAGTGTACAGCATTTCTTTTGGGGTTTCAGAATCTGGTTTATGTATTCATGGTGAAGTCAAGAAGCACGAATGGAGAAATCCCATGTGGAAAGAATTGATTGAATGGGAAAGGAAATCTGTTGTACCAAGACCTGAAGATTTGTCAACATCATCGCTTAGTGGATTCCAAGAAGAGGGAGACAATGCTGTTTCAAGTTCTTCAGGTACTGCTTCAGATTCGTTTGACTCCTCCAGTTCTGTCTGAATCTCATATGCCTGATAAAGTTTAGCTTTAGGACTTGCGCAGAGAGTTTTGGTTGTGTTAAAGGAATCAGTGAGGCGGAGAACTTCACTTCATAACATTTTTCAGGTATGAGCTTTaactttctctttctccaagcatattgtgttttttttcttaacaccTTATTGGCATAAACAGGGAGAAAAAGAAGTTGTCCCAGTAGCTGTTCTTTTCTCTGGTGGATTGGATTCGATGATTCTTGCTGCGCTGTTGGATCAGTGCCTTGATCCAAAATGTAACCATTCCTTCCCACTGTCTTTGTCTTAGGCATCAATTCTGAAActaatccaaaagaaaaatgtcTATTTCTCCAGATGAAGTTGATCTCCTTAATGTCAGTTTTGACGGTCCTAATGCTCCTGACAGGATCTCCGCCAAGGCTGGAATAAAGGAACTTCAAAAGGTTGCACCTTTGAGAAGGTTGAATTCTCAAACCTTTTTGTCAGAAATGCATATATTTGTTACTATTTACGCTTGAAACAAATGTTCTTGGAATTTTTCAGGTGGAAACTTGTTGAGGTTAATGCTGATCTGTCAAAACTAACCTTTGAGACAAAACGTGTTATGTCACTCATAAATCCTGCAGACACTTACATGGTAAACTTCAAAGTCTTGGAGGATTCTGATTACAATCTTCCGAACTTGATGTGAATTACACAATCTTCTTTTGCAATGTTCTAGGACCTCAACATTGGAACAGCACTTTGGCTTGCTGCTCGGGGTGATGGTTGGATTCATGAAGAAAGCGACAATCAAGCAGTAGAAGAAGATAACAGGCGGGTCAAATATAAGTCTGATGCTAGAATTCTGCTTGTTGGCGCTGGTGCTGATGAGCAATGTGCTGGTTATGGTAGGCACAGAACAAAATACCGAAATGGGAGGTAAATATATGTCTACAGATATATTCTCTTATGGATGTAAACGAACAATAACCTCATCTCAtatgttttattcattttttttcagttgGGTTGCGTTGGATCAAGAAATGAAATTAGATATGCAGagaatttggaaaagaaatttAGGTCGAGATGATCGATGCATTGCAGATAACGGTAAAGAGGTATATGTCACACCACAACAAGAAACCGAAATCACTTTCTTCTTTGTGCTTTGTTCTTAAATGTTCAACATTACATTTTCAGGGGAGATTCCCGTTCTTAGATGAAGATGTGATAAAGACTCTCCTTGACATTCCCTTGTGGGAAATTGCGGATCTTGAGCAACCAAGTGGAAAGGGAGACAAGAAGATTCTTAGACAGGTGAGTAAACAACAAAAGCTACCATTTTTACTTTAAGAATGCCACAAGAATCATCCTAGAAACTTCATAAACTTGACATGTTACCAAAAATCTTGAAGGTTGCAAAGTTGCTTGGTTTACATGAAGTTGCAAAGATGCCTAAGAGAGCAATTCAGGTAAAGAGAGGTTAAAAAGCCTGAGAACAGACTTCAAACTAGTACAGTTGAGAGTCTTTTCTTGTTGTGTGTTTATGCTAATCTTACTGTCGTTGTGGACTTTGGTTGTGGTTTTTAGTTTGGATCAAGAATCGCTCGTGAATCAAACCGGAAGAATTTTGGAAGTAACCGCGCCGCAAACCAGGCTTCTGCCGGGAGCGCGAGATTCCACACACCGTCACACTAAATTCCTCAGATTCATGATGTTAGACAACTATTGTTAGATATATCCATGTTGTTATCCATTGTATTCTATACAGATGACTCAATTTTAGAAAAAGTTACATGTTTTGAGTTTGATTGAACAAGAAGGGACTAAGAGG
The sequence above is drawn from the Camelina sativa cultivar DH55 chromosome 4, Cs, whole genome shotgun sequence genome and encodes:
- the LOC104779685 gene encoding asparagine synthetase domain-containing protein 1-like, which translates into the protein MCGIAIVVCGVRIELSTLASFLSAPEPPFERLQVSVEDVKAVLSQRGPDSVGEKTIHLRPDVPNCAQESATLSVVAAGEETYKLEETTLLGELHFIGSTLQLRGTSPIRQPLVDSSGNILAYNGEVFGGIELNSYDNDTEVLLKSLEKAKALVPDVLSMIKGPWAIIYWQESSRTLWFGKDAFGRRSLLVHWPTVEDPRFLLSSVSPASSVAHGSDAENGNSGHRFWEELPCGVYSISFGVSESGLCIHGEVKKHEWRNPMWKELIEWERKSVVPRPEDLSTSSLSGFQEEGDNAVSSSSGLAQRVLVVLKESVRRRTSLHNIFQGEKEVVPVAVLFSGGLDSMILAALLDQCLDPKYEVDLLNVSFDGPNAPDRISAKAGIKELQKVAPLRRWKLVEVNADLSKLTFETKRVMSLINPADTYMDLNIGTALWLAARGDGWIHEESDNQAVEEDNRRVKYKSDARILLVGAGADEQCAGYGRHRTKYRNGSWVALDQEMKLDMQRIWKRNLGRDDRCIADNGKEGRFPFLDEDVIKTLLDIPLWEIADLEQPSGKGDKKILRQVAKLLGLHEVAKMPKRAIQFGSRIARESNRKNFGSNRAANQASAGSARFHTPSH